One part of the Chloroflexota bacterium genome encodes these proteins:
- a CDS encoding ATP-binding protein → MDAASVRHLLERVAVIEARVRVTVAARRARDPDGDDRFRGLYVSDEQADRLLITEAARAPGAADPGVEARLATAERRADMDEHAGEILRLRRLSHAFGLLPLDLELLLVALAPDLEPRLERLYGYLNDDVTRRRASIGLALELCGVPIVSGIGRARLRDGAPLIDGGLMVVEDPERPFLTRALRVPDRVTAHLLGDDRPDPVVAPLMARAAFAGSDDPAADALRRGLEAGITLVYLRERPGGDARAIAGAIPGPAGEDGDDRPCILDLDRLADHADPAVVGAAAERETRLADRLFVAGPLDHLASRGSEAIRAFLGPPSQARAVRVLHGRAAWDPAWSTEVPLVLDVSPTCNARRATWWREALGDTPGAAEAVVGVESFPFRLGRDQIRRAATSARLASTAEGREIRTTDLAAGVRSANAVGLERLARRVEPSADWGDLVLPPGVLEQLRELTDRARFREAVLEGWRLGEASRGRGLTALFAGDSGTGKTLSAEIVAGALGMELHVIDLAGIVDKYVGETEKNLDRVFDQADGVNAILLFDEADALFGKRSEVRDAHDRYANIETAYLLQRMERFDGLAILTTNLRANIDEAFTRRLEVLIDFPLPDIEQRGRLWRRHLRPTVPVAADIDLDFLAARFRLSGGNVRNIVVAAAHRAAARGGPVSMTDLIHSTDREYRKLGHLSTEAEFGPWFAALSG, encoded by the coding sequence ATGGACGCCGCTTCGGTGCGCCACCTCCTGGAGCGCGTCGCGGTCATCGAGGCCCGCGTTCGCGTGACGGTCGCCGCCCGGCGCGCCCGCGACCCGGACGGAGACGATCGCTTCCGCGGCCTGTACGTGAGCGATGAGCAGGCAGACCGGCTGCTCATCACGGAGGCCGCGCGAGCGCCTGGCGCCGCGGATCCGGGCGTGGAGGCCCGTCTCGCGACCGCCGAACGGCGCGCGGACATGGACGAGCACGCGGGCGAGATCCTGCGGCTCCGACGGTTGAGCCACGCGTTCGGGCTGCTGCCGCTCGACCTCGAGCTCCTCCTCGTTGCTCTTGCGCCGGACCTCGAGCCCCGGCTCGAGCGTCTCTACGGCTACCTCAACGACGACGTGACGCGGCGGAGGGCGAGCATCGGTCTCGCCCTCGAGTTGTGCGGCGTGCCGATCGTCTCGGGCATCGGCCGCGCCCGCCTACGGGACGGAGCGCCGCTCATCGACGGTGGGCTCATGGTGGTCGAGGACCCGGAGCGCCCGTTCCTGACCCGTGCGCTGCGGGTCCCGGATCGCGTCACGGCGCACCTGCTCGGCGACGACCGGCCGGATCCGGTGGTGGCACCGCTGATGGCTCGGGCCGCCTTCGCGGGCAGCGACGACCCGGCGGCCGACGCGCTGCGGCGCGGCCTCGAGGCGGGCATCACCCTCGTCTACCTCCGCGAGCGGCCGGGCGGCGACGCGCGGGCGATCGCGGGCGCGATCCCCGGGCCCGCCGGGGAGGACGGGGACGACCGGCCCTGTATCCTCGACCTCGACCGACTTGCCGACCATGCCGACCCGGCGGTCGTCGGAGCGGCGGCGGAGCGGGAGACCCGCCTGGCGGACCGGCTCTTCGTGGCCGGTCCCCTCGACCACCTCGCGAGCCGAGGCTCTGAGGCGATCCGGGCCTTCCTCGGGCCACCCAGTCAGGCGCGGGCGGTCCGCGTGCTCCACGGCCGGGCCGCCTGGGACCCAGCGTGGTCGACCGAGGTCCCGCTCGTCCTCGACGTATCCCCGACCTGCAACGCGCGACGGGCGACGTGGTGGCGCGAGGCGCTCGGGGACACGCCCGGTGCGGCGGAGGCGGTCGTCGGCGTCGAGTCGTTCCCGTTCCGGCTCGGTCGGGACCAGATCCGGCGGGCGGCGACTTCCGCCCGGCTGGCGTCGACCGCCGAAGGTCGCGAGATTCGGACGACCGACCTCGCCGCGGGCGTCCGCAGCGCGAACGCCGTCGGACTCGAGCGGCTCGCTCGTCGGGTGGAACCCTCGGCTGACTGGGGCGATCTCGTCCTGCCGCCCGGAGTCCTGGAGCAGCTCCGCGAGCTGACCGACCGCGCGCGCTTCCGGGAGGCGGTCCTTGAAGGCTGGCGCCTCGGCGAGGCGTCGCGCGGGCGAGGCCTGACGGCGCTCTTCGCGGGCGATTCGGGGACCGGCAAGACGCTGTCGGCGGAGATCGTCGCCGGGGCGCTCGGCATGGAGCTCCACGTCATCGACCTGGCCGGCATCGTCGACAAGTACGTGGGGGAGACCGAAAAGAACCTCGACCGCGTCTTCGACCAGGCCGACGGCGTCAACGCGATCCTCCTGTTCGACGAGGCCGATGCGCTCTTCGGCAAGCGTTCCGAGGTCCGCGACGCGCACGATCGCTACGCGAACATCGAGACCGCCTACCTCCTCCAGCGGATGGAGCGCTTCGACGGCCTGGCCATCCTCACCACCAACCTGCGCGCCAACATCGACGAGGCCTTCACCCGCCGCCTCGAGGTCCTCATCGACTTCCCGCTGCCGGACATCGAGCAGCGGGGGCGCCTCTGGCGGCGACACCTCCGTCCGACCGTCCCGGTCGCCGCGGACATCGACCTCGACTTTCTTGCCGCTCGCTTCCGGCTATCGGGCGGCAACGTGCGCAACATCGTCGTGGCGGCTGCGCATCGGGCCGCGGCCCGCGGCGGGCCGGTCTCCATGACCGACCTCATCCACTCCACAGACCGCGAGTACCGGAAACTCGGCCACCTCTCGACGGAGGCCGAGTTCGGACCCTGGTTCGCAGCACTCAGCGGTTGA
- a CDS encoding DUF4157 domain-containing protein, producing the protein MREFGSGHRTPTTTRRPRPASLDAAASTGTRPSPREPLSAQGLIGLQRTVGNAALDDLLGGSGAPVAAVEAARNSDGSALDEAVRTPLEGAFGTDFSSVRLHRGAAADASARTVGAVAYTVGEDIVLGAAAADTSSPAGRGLLAHELTHVVQQRTGPVAGFDAGGLRISDPGDPFEQQASATAAHIVAGDRGIAGATRAGSVSEPVLARETELEAETADSTDTESIAPEVQSGLEILGSTTEELADGGSGDGGWSGDGGDSSQVLATGSGTSSTTFGPPTSSTYTVSGTLLEAANAMAARTEAGKTASIPSRDTDTIDDTVTAARVVVTEDVELPSWADRGGANAAQQAEWDRFSAALSTHEDGHVAIDRRAWAAAHTKLVGKSKTAADTAYTAISTSADQANDAYDVANGRGLKQGTNINPNLGTITKVP; encoded by the coding sequence ATGCGCGAGTTCGGATCCGGTCATCGAACGCCGACGACGACGCGCCGCCCTCGCCCAGCGTCCCTGGACGCAGCGGCGAGCACAGGGACGCGGCCGTCCCCGCGCGAGCCGTTGTCCGCTCAAGGCCTGATCGGCCTTCAGCGGACCGTCGGGAACGCGGCCCTCGACGACCTGCTGGGCGGATCCGGGGCGCCGGTCGCCGCCGTCGAGGCGGCGCGCAACAGCGACGGCTCAGCCCTCGACGAGGCGGTGCGAACGCCGCTCGAGGGCGCCTTCGGAACGGACTTCTCGTCCGTGCGCCTCCATCGCGGCGCGGCCGCAGATGCGTCGGCTCGTACGGTCGGCGCGGTCGCCTACACCGTCGGGGAGGACATCGTCCTCGGCGCGGCGGCGGCCGATACCTCCTCCCCTGCGGGGCGGGGGCTCCTGGCCCACGAGCTCACCCACGTCGTCCAGCAGCGGACCGGGCCGGTCGCCGGGTTCGACGCGGGAGGACTCCGCATCAGCGATCCGGGCGATCCCTTCGAGCAGCAGGCGAGCGCCACGGCGGCGCACATCGTGGCCGGCGACCGCGGGATCGCCGGAGCGACGCGTGCCGGAAGCGTCTCGGAACCAGTCCTGGCCAGGGAGACCGAGCTCGAGGCGGAGACGGCCGACTCGACGGACACGGAGAGCATCGCACCGGAGGTGCAGTCGGGGCTCGAGATCCTCGGGTCAACGACGGAGGAGCTCGCGGACGGCGGGTCGGGCGACGGCGGTTGGTCGGGCGACGGCGGCGACTCATCCCAGGTCCTCGCGACCGGCAGCGGCACGAGCTCGACGACCTTCGGCCCGCCGACGAGCAGCACGTACACCGTCTCCGGCACCTTGCTCGAGGCCGCCAACGCGATGGCCGCGCGCACCGAGGCGGGCAAGACGGCGTCCATCCCGAGCCGCGACACGGACACAATCGACGACACGGTGACCGCAGCCCGCGTGGTGGTCACGGAGGACGTTGAGCTGCCGAGCTGGGCGGATCGGGGCGGGGCGAACGCGGCACAACAGGCGGAGTGGGATCGCTTCTCCGCCGCCCTCTCGACGCACGAGGACGGGCACGTCGCCATCGACCGGAGGGCCTGGGCCGCGGCGCACACGAAGCTCGTCGGCAAGAGCAAGACCGCTGCGGACACCGCGTACACCGCGATCTCGACGAGCGCAGATCAGGCGAACGACGCCTACGACGTAGCCAATGGTCGCGGTCTGAAGCAGGGCACGAACATCAACCCGAATTTGGGCACGATCACGAAGGTCCCCTGA
- a CDS encoding response regulator transcription factor, producing MGTQGRIVIGISGADPLTRAGIEAQLRDYPDIVMTRDAPAAGTVELVVADELDERTLQDVRLARTGGREVVVLVGRVDDAALLAAVEAGARGVVQRGQVTGETLVAAIGAAKRGEGTLPPDLLGRLLSQIGRLQRQVLSPRGLTFGGLTEREVSVLRLLAEGHDTAEVGRRLYFSERTVKNVIHDITARHELRNRAHAVAYAIREGLI from the coding sequence ATGGGCACCCAGGGAAGGATCGTCATCGGGATCTCGGGCGCGGACCCGCTGACGCGCGCGGGCATCGAAGCACAGCTCCGGGACTACCCGGACATCGTGATGACGCGCGACGCGCCAGCGGCGGGGACGGTCGAGCTCGTCGTGGCGGACGAGCTCGACGAGCGGACACTCCAGGACGTACGTCTCGCTCGGACCGGCGGACGCGAGGTGGTCGTCCTCGTCGGGCGCGTCGATGACGCCGCGCTACTGGCGGCGGTCGAGGCCGGCGCACGGGGCGTGGTCCAGCGCGGCCAGGTCACCGGGGAGACGCTCGTGGCGGCGATCGGGGCCGCGAAGCGGGGGGAGGGCACACTGCCGCCGGACCTCCTCGGCCGGCTTCTCTCGCAGATTGGCCGGTTGCAGCGGCAGGTCCTGTCGCCCCGCGGACTCACCTTTGGCGGCCTCACCGAGCGGGAGGTCTCTGTTCTCCGCCTCCTCGCGGAGGGCCACGACACGGCGGAGGTCGGTCGCCGGCTCTACTTCTCGGAGCGGACGGTGAAGAACGTCATCCACGACATCACCGCCCGCCACGAGCTCCGCAACCGGGCCCACGCCGTTGCCTACGCGATCCGGGAGGGGTTGATCTGA